In one Culex quinquefasciatus strain JHB chromosome 2, VPISU_Cqui_1.0_pri_paternal, whole genome shotgun sequence genomic region, the following are encoded:
- the LOC6038352 gene encoding arylsulfatase B isoform X3, translated as MKSIFVLTTVLVLTTCNTLYESGQKPHIVIIMADDMGWNDVGFHGSNQIPTPNIDALAYGGIILNRHYTAPMCTPSRAAIMTGRNPISVGMQHYVIDSDEPWGLGLDQKIMPEYFREAGYRTHLVGKWHLGFFAQQYTPTMRGFDSHVGYLGPFIDFWDFSNKMSSTNYTGYDMRHNLAVDYDANGTYATDHFTDAASRIIDKHNPSEPLFLMVNHLAPHTGNDNDPLQAPEERIKKFEHISDENRRIYAAMVSKLDDSVGAIFKSLRAKNMIQNSIILFISDNGAPSFGLHSNSGSNFPLRGQKNSPWEGATRNVAAIWSPLLEERQRVSNQYIHISDWLPTFASIAGIRLPQARNSSEVDGVDQWEALSYDTGYPRRVILNMIDEIFGYSSYMENGFKYVNGTTGGGNFDGWYGQLNNEDPHPSDEEYIKTVLETEIAQLSGDVLSSELIKHLRKHSRVVCHKPLHPTTCNPLKRACLFDIVNDPCELNDISAREPFKFRELRTKVETLRRLAKKPRNKPHDPAGNPANHGGVWTWWRKDISAQELADIRADESERYPEIPPPHSSLPEDVQLTVHEKQANCDDFDDRKCGFVPFRRRQ; from the exons ATGAAGTCGATCTTCGTCCTCACCACGGTGCTGGTCCTGACCACGTGCAACACTCTGTACGAAAGCGGCCAGAAACCTCACATCGTGATCATCATGGCGGACGACATGGGCTGGAACGACGTCGGATTCCACGGATCGAACCAGATCCCCACGCCCAACATTGACGCGCTGGCCTACGGagggatcatccttaaccggcacTACACCGCGCCGATGTGCACTCCGTCGAGGGCGGCCATTATGACGGGGCGGAATCCGATCAGTGTCGGAATGCAGCATTACGTGATCGATTCCGACGAGCCGTGGGGCCTCGGGCTGGACCAGAAGATTATGCCGGAATACTTCCGGGAGGCCGGATATAGGACACATTTGGTGGGGAAGTGGCACTTAGGGTTCTTTGCCCAGCAGTACACTCCCACGATGAGAGGATTTGACTCTCATGTTGGATATCTTGGACCATTTATAGATTTCTGGgatttttccaataaaatgtCTTCA ACCAACTACACCGGCTACGACATGCGGCATAATTTGGCGGTGGATTACGATGCCAATGGAACCTACGCAACGGATCATTTTACGGACGCGGCCAGTCGGATCATCGACAAGCACAACCCGAGTGAACCTCTGTTTCTGATGGTGAACCATTTGGCGCCCCATACCGGAAACGATAACGATCCGTTGCAGGCTCCGGAGGAACGCATTAAGAAGTTTGAACATATTTCTGATGAGAATCGAAGGATTTATGCAG caaTGGTTTCAAAGCTCGACGACAGCGTTGGCGCTATTTTCAAGAGCTTGCGCGCCAAGAACATGATCCAGAACTCGATCATCCTGTTTATCTCGGACAACGGCGCCCCGTCCTTTGGACTGCACTCCAACAGCGGTTCCAACTTCCCACTAAGAGGA CAAAAGAACTCCCCATGGGAAGGAGCGACCCGTAACGTAGCCGCCATCTGGAGTCCACTGCTCGAGGAACGTCAACGGGTTTCGAACCAATACATTCACATCTCAGATTGGCTGCCGACCTTTGCCTCGATCGCCGGCATTCGACTGCCTCAAGCGAGAAACAGTTCCGAAGTTGACGGCGTTGATCAGTGGGAAGCGCTGTCTTATGATACCGGGTACCCAAGAAGAGTGATCTTGAACATGATCGACGAGATCTTCGGGTACAGCAGCTATATGGAGAATGGGTTCAAGTACGTCAACGGAACCACGGGTGGTGGTAATTTTGATGGGTGGTACGGTCAGCTGAACAACGAAGATCCTCACCCAAGTGACGAAGAGTACATCAAGACAGTACTGGAAACGGAGATCGCCCAATTATCCGGTGATGTCCTGTCCAGCGAACTCATCAAACATCTCAGGAAGCACTCTCGTGTGGTCTGCCACAAACCCCTTCACCCAACCACTTGCAACCCGTTGAAACGGGCCTGCCTGTTTGACATCGTCAACGATCCGTGTGAACTCAACGACATCTCGGCCCGCGAACCATTCAAGTTCCGTGAGCTTCGCACCAAAGTCGAGACCCTGCGCCGCCTCGCGAAGAAACCTCGCAACAAACCGCACGACCCTGCCGGCAATCCGGCCAACCACGGCGGCGTCTGGACCTGGTGGCGCAAGGACATCTCCGCGCAGGAACTCGCCGACATCCGAGCAGACGAATCGGAGCGCTATCCGGAGATTCCGCCGCCCCACTCGAGCCTGCCCGAGGACGTCCAACTGACC GTCCACGAAAAGCAAGCAAACTGCGACGATTTCGACGATCGGAAGTGCGGGTTTGTCCCATTCCGTCGACGACAGTAG
- the LOC6038353 gene encoding ER membrane protein complex subunit 10, whose protein sequence is MKGSLFVLLCSIVLVLDATHLEYDGWLNIELYHALDLHEPHKFTLRGNVSITSLNTGANSVSQEPLTAHERNLFRKLAEENRLYRLEAHVVESDGSRSKFLTSSKACALAKSQLTDVLWVSLDHAGSVTGITQSVNNGNYGDCRDLNNRDIDVLDEFNTDVYVKAMENAPIPDTASFIQKMEREREARERGETKDNRGFFAKYWMYIVPVVILVLISGATNPEAGGQR, encoded by the exons ATGAAGGGTTCACTTTTTGTACTGCTGTGCAGTATCGTGCTGGTATTGGATGCG ACCCACCTCGAATATGACGGCTGGCTCAACATCGAACTCTACCACGCGCTGGATCTGCACGAACCGCACAAATTCACGCTCCGCGGCAACGTGTCCATCACGAGCCTGAACACGGGCGCCAACAGCGTCTCGCAGGAACCGCTGACGGCCCACGAGCGGAACCTGTTCCGGAAGCTGGCGGAGGAGAACCGCCTGTACCGGTTGGAGGCTCACGTCGTCGAATCCGACGGGTCGCGGTCCAAGTTCCTGACCTCGTCGAAGGCATGCGCCTTGGCAAAATCGCAGCTGACGGACGTGCTGTGGGTTTCACTGGACCACGCCGGGTCGGTGACGGGGATCACGCAGTCGGTCAACAACGGGAACTACGGCGATTGCCGCGATCTGAACAACCGGGACATTGACGTGCTGGACGAGTTCAACACGGACGTGTACGTGAAGGCGATGGAGAACGCACCGATCCCGGACACGGCCAGCTTCATCCAGAAGATGGAACGGGAGCGGGAAGCGCGCGAAAGGGGCGAGACGAAGGACAATCGCGGGTTCTTCGCGAAATAC TGGATGTACATCGTGCCGGTCGTCATCCTGGTGCTGATCTCAGGGGCCACCAATCCGGAAGCCGGTGGACAGCGTTAA
- the LOC6038352 gene encoding arylsulfatase B isoform X1, which yields MKSIFVLTTVLVLTTCNTLYESGQKPHIVIIMADDMGWNDVGFHGSNQIPTPNIDALAYGGIILNRHYTAPMCTPSRAAIMTGRNPISVGMQHYVIDSDEPWGLGLDQKIMPEYFREAGYRTHLVGKWHLGFFAQQYTPTMRGFDSHVGYLGPFIDFWDFSNKMSSTNYTGYDMRHNLAVDYDANGTYATDHFTDAASRIIDKHNPSEPLFLMVNHLAPHTGNDNDPLQAPEERIKKFEHISDENRRIYAAMVSKLDDSVGAIFKSLRAKNMIQNSIILFISDNGAPSFGLHSNSGSNFPLRGQKNSPWEGATRNVAAIWSPLLEERQRVSNQYIHISDWLPTFASIAGIRLPQARNSSEVDGVDQWEALSYDTGYPRRVILNMIDEIFGYSSYMENGFKYVNGTTGGGNFDGWYGQLNNEDPHPSDEEYIKTVLETEIAQLSGDVLSSELIKHLRKHSRVVCHKPLHPTTCNPLKRACLFDIVNDPCELNDISAREPFKFRELRTKVETLRRLAKKPRNKPHDPAGNPANHGGVWTWWRKDISAQELADIRADESERYPEIPPPHSSLPEDVQLTVTITIVVVGILFVMGALVYMSNKNVLRICRSTKSKQTATISTIGSAGLSHSVDDSSSSDGKLSDVFGQASSSSNQKDLTNNYKRHGSRCEYTYVLKIS from the exons ATGAAGTCGATCTTCGTCCTCACCACGGTGCTGGTCCTGACCACGTGCAACACTCTGTACGAAAGCGGCCAGAAACCTCACATCGTGATCATCATGGCGGACGACATGGGCTGGAACGACGTCGGATTCCACGGATCGAACCAGATCCCCACGCCCAACATTGACGCGCTGGCCTACGGagggatcatccttaaccggcacTACACCGCGCCGATGTGCACTCCGTCGAGGGCGGCCATTATGACGGGGCGGAATCCGATCAGTGTCGGAATGCAGCATTACGTGATCGATTCCGACGAGCCGTGGGGCCTCGGGCTGGACCAGAAGATTATGCCGGAATACTTCCGGGAGGCCGGATATAGGACACATTTGGTGGGGAAGTGGCACTTAGGGTTCTTTGCCCAGCAGTACACTCCCACGATGAGAGGATTTGACTCTCATGTTGGATATCTTGGACCATTTATAGATTTCTGGgatttttccaataaaatgtCTTCA ACCAACTACACCGGCTACGACATGCGGCATAATTTGGCGGTGGATTACGATGCCAATGGAACCTACGCAACGGATCATTTTACGGACGCGGCCAGTCGGATCATCGACAAGCACAACCCGAGTGAACCTCTGTTTCTGATGGTGAACCATTTGGCGCCCCATACCGGAAACGATAACGATCCGTTGCAGGCTCCGGAGGAACGCATTAAGAAGTTTGAACATATTTCTGATGAGAATCGAAGGATTTATGCAG caaTGGTTTCAAAGCTCGACGACAGCGTTGGCGCTATTTTCAAGAGCTTGCGCGCCAAGAACATGATCCAGAACTCGATCATCCTGTTTATCTCGGACAACGGCGCCCCGTCCTTTGGACTGCACTCCAACAGCGGTTCCAACTTCCCACTAAGAGGA CAAAAGAACTCCCCATGGGAAGGAGCGACCCGTAACGTAGCCGCCATCTGGAGTCCACTGCTCGAGGAACGTCAACGGGTTTCGAACCAATACATTCACATCTCAGATTGGCTGCCGACCTTTGCCTCGATCGCCGGCATTCGACTGCCTCAAGCGAGAAACAGTTCCGAAGTTGACGGCGTTGATCAGTGGGAAGCGCTGTCTTATGATACCGGGTACCCAAGAAGAGTGATCTTGAACATGATCGACGAGATCTTCGGGTACAGCAGCTATATGGAGAATGGGTTCAAGTACGTCAACGGAACCACGGGTGGTGGTAATTTTGATGGGTGGTACGGTCAGCTGAACAACGAAGATCCTCACCCAAGTGACGAAGAGTACATCAAGACAGTACTGGAAACGGAGATCGCCCAATTATCCGGTGATGTCCTGTCCAGCGAACTCATCAAACATCTCAGGAAGCACTCTCGTGTGGTCTGCCACAAACCCCTTCACCCAACCACTTGCAACCCGTTGAAACGGGCCTGCCTGTTTGACATCGTCAACGATCCGTGTGAACTCAACGACATCTCGGCCCGCGAACCATTCAAGTTCCGTGAGCTTCGCACCAAAGTCGAGACCCTGCGCCGCCTCGCGAAGAAACCTCGCAACAAACCGCACGACCCTGCCGGCAATCCGGCCAACCACGGCGGCGTCTGGACCTGGTGGCGCAAGGACATCTCCGCGCAGGAACTCGCCGACATCCGAGCAGACGAATCGGAGCGCTATCCGGAGATTCCGCCGCCCCACTCGAGCCTGCCCGAGGACGTCCAACTGACCGTAACTATCACCATAGTCGTAGTCGGCATCCTGTTCGTAATGGGAGCCCTCGTTTATATGTCCAATAAAAATGTGTTGCGAATCTGCAGGTCCACGAAAAGCAAGCAAACTGCGACGATTTCGACGATCGGAAGTGCGGGTTTGTCCCATTCCGTCGACGACAGTAGCAGCAGCGACGGCAAACTGTCGGACGTGTTTGGGCAAGCCTCGTCGAGCTCGAATCAGAAG GACCTTACGAACAATTACAAAAGACATGGATCTCGCTGTGAATACACATACGTACTTAAAATAAGTTGA
- the LOC6038352 gene encoding arylsulfatase B isoform X2, which yields MKSIFVLTTVLVLTTCNTLYESGQKPHIVIIMADDMGWNDVGFHGSNQIPTPNIDALAYGGIILNRHYTAPMCTPSRAAIMTGRNPISVGMQHYVIDSDEPWGLGLDQKIMPEYFREAGYRTHLVGKWHLGFFAQQYTPTMRGFDSHVGYLGPFIDFWDFSNKMSSTNYTGYDMRHNLAVDYDANGTYATDHFTDAASRIIDKHNPSEPLFLMVNHLAPHTGNDNDPLQAPEERIKKFEHISDENRRIYAAMVSKLDDSVGAIFKSLRAKNMIQNSIILFISDNGAPSFGLHSNSGSNFPLRGQKNSPWEGATRNVAAIWSPLLEERQRVSNQYIHISDWLPTFASIAGIRLPQARNSSEVDGVDQWEALSYDTGYPRRVILNMIDEIFGYSSYMENGFKYVNGTTGGGNFDGWYGQLNNEDPHPSDEEYIKTVLETEIAQLSGDVLSSELIKHLRKHSRVVCHKPLHPTTCNPLKRACLFDIVNDPCELNDISAREPFKFRELRTKVETLRRLAKKPRNKPHDPAGNPANHGGVWTWWRKDISAQELADIRADESERYPEIPPPHSSLPEDVQLTVTITIVVVGILFVMGALVYMSNKNVLRICRSTKSKQTATISTIGSAGLSHSVDDSSSSDGKLSDVFGQASSSSNQKVYQIGDSRFNRY from the exons ATGAAGTCGATCTTCGTCCTCACCACGGTGCTGGTCCTGACCACGTGCAACACTCTGTACGAAAGCGGCCAGAAACCTCACATCGTGATCATCATGGCGGACGACATGGGCTGGAACGACGTCGGATTCCACGGATCGAACCAGATCCCCACGCCCAACATTGACGCGCTGGCCTACGGagggatcatccttaaccggcacTACACCGCGCCGATGTGCACTCCGTCGAGGGCGGCCATTATGACGGGGCGGAATCCGATCAGTGTCGGAATGCAGCATTACGTGATCGATTCCGACGAGCCGTGGGGCCTCGGGCTGGACCAGAAGATTATGCCGGAATACTTCCGGGAGGCCGGATATAGGACACATTTGGTGGGGAAGTGGCACTTAGGGTTCTTTGCCCAGCAGTACACTCCCACGATGAGAGGATTTGACTCTCATGTTGGATATCTTGGACCATTTATAGATTTCTGGgatttttccaataaaatgtCTTCA ACCAACTACACCGGCTACGACATGCGGCATAATTTGGCGGTGGATTACGATGCCAATGGAACCTACGCAACGGATCATTTTACGGACGCGGCCAGTCGGATCATCGACAAGCACAACCCGAGTGAACCTCTGTTTCTGATGGTGAACCATTTGGCGCCCCATACCGGAAACGATAACGATCCGTTGCAGGCTCCGGAGGAACGCATTAAGAAGTTTGAACATATTTCTGATGAGAATCGAAGGATTTATGCAG caaTGGTTTCAAAGCTCGACGACAGCGTTGGCGCTATTTTCAAGAGCTTGCGCGCCAAGAACATGATCCAGAACTCGATCATCCTGTTTATCTCGGACAACGGCGCCCCGTCCTTTGGACTGCACTCCAACAGCGGTTCCAACTTCCCACTAAGAGGA CAAAAGAACTCCCCATGGGAAGGAGCGACCCGTAACGTAGCCGCCATCTGGAGTCCACTGCTCGAGGAACGTCAACGGGTTTCGAACCAATACATTCACATCTCAGATTGGCTGCCGACCTTTGCCTCGATCGCCGGCATTCGACTGCCTCAAGCGAGAAACAGTTCCGAAGTTGACGGCGTTGATCAGTGGGAAGCGCTGTCTTATGATACCGGGTACCCAAGAAGAGTGATCTTGAACATGATCGACGAGATCTTCGGGTACAGCAGCTATATGGAGAATGGGTTCAAGTACGTCAACGGAACCACGGGTGGTGGTAATTTTGATGGGTGGTACGGTCAGCTGAACAACGAAGATCCTCACCCAAGTGACGAAGAGTACATCAAGACAGTACTGGAAACGGAGATCGCCCAATTATCCGGTGATGTCCTGTCCAGCGAACTCATCAAACATCTCAGGAAGCACTCTCGTGTGGTCTGCCACAAACCCCTTCACCCAACCACTTGCAACCCGTTGAAACGGGCCTGCCTGTTTGACATCGTCAACGATCCGTGTGAACTCAACGACATCTCGGCCCGCGAACCATTCAAGTTCCGTGAGCTTCGCACCAAAGTCGAGACCCTGCGCCGCCTCGCGAAGAAACCTCGCAACAAACCGCACGACCCTGCCGGCAATCCGGCCAACCACGGCGGCGTCTGGACCTGGTGGCGCAAGGACATCTCCGCGCAGGAACTCGCCGACATCCGAGCAGACGAATCGGAGCGCTATCCGGAGATTCCGCCGCCCCACTCGAGCCTGCCCGAGGACGTCCAACTGACCGTAACTATCACCATAGTCGTAGTCGGCATCCTGTTCGTAATGGGAGCCCTCGTTTATATGTCCAATAAAAATGTGTTGCGAATCTGCAGGTCCACGAAAAGCAAGCAAACTGCGACGATTTCGACGATCGGAAGTGCGGGTTTGTCCCATTCCGTCGACGACAGTAGCAGCAGCGACGGCAAACTGTCGGACGTGTTTGGGCAAGCCTCGTCGAGCTCGAATCAGAAGGTATACCAAATTGGTGATAGTAGGTTTAATCGGTACTAG
- the LOC6038354 gene encoding growth arrest and DNA damage-inducible proteins-interacting protein 1 encodes MSHRQLLNRSAGPRSLLSLLRPSLTRFYSSSSSVTSKDSAEEVAAEELPVTFVEDDGLEAEREARIQAARNKSRLLPQHRNMLHNTLPYEQSQSWIHETVKYKRMMVGRYGLDGSKVDPRICFPTKQEALERSEYEKVAFPHTLQEMMAVNRKAKQDKIAKIRTREEEIAKKMEKLDQWTADLNARIAKKEADARAAKERKDRLVEEVRRHFGFKIDPRDERFQEMLAQKEKEDRKKVKEAKRAEKEVKMMEKLKKKTANLEKDAAKEDDVDEDKK; translated from the coding sequence ATGTCCCACCGGCAACTTCTCAACCGTTCGGCCGGTCCGCGCTCACTTCTTTCCCTGCTGCGACCCTCGCTGACCCGCTTTtactcttcgtcgtcgtcggtaacATCGAAAGACTCCGCCGAAGAAGTCGCCGCAGAGGAACTCCCGGTCACTTTCGTTGAGGACGATGGCCTCGAGGCGGAACGGGAAGCTCGCATACAGGCGGCGCGAAACAAGTCCCGGCTGTTGCCCCAGCACCGGAACATGCTGCACAACACGCTGCCGTACGAGCAGTCCCAGTCCTGGATCCACGAAACGGTCAAGTACAAACGGATGATGGTTGGCCGGTACGGGCTGGACGGCAGCAAGGTCGATCCGAGAATATGCTTCCCAACAAAGCAGGAAGCGCTTGAGCGATCCGAATACGAAAAGGTTGCGTTTCCGCACACCCTTCAGGAGATGATGGCCGTGAACCGGAAGGCGAAGCAGGACAAGATTGCTAAAATTCGGACGCGGGAGGAGGAGATTGCCAAGAAGATGGAAAAGCTGGACCAGTGGACGGCGGATTTGAACGCACGGATTGCGAAGAAGGAGGCTGATGCGAGGGCGGCCAAGGAACGGAAGGATCGGTTGGTGGAGGAGGTGCGGCGACACTTTGGCTTCAAGATCGATCCTCGGGACGAGCGATTCCAGGAGATGTTGGCCCAGAAGGAGAAGGAAGACCGCAAGAAGGTGAAGGAGGCCAAGCGGGCGGAGAAGGAGGTCAAGATGATGGAGAAGCTGAAGAAGAAGACGGCCAACCTGGAGAAGGACGCGGCGAAGGAGGATGATGTCGACGAAGATAAAAAGTAG